The bacterium sequence GAAGACCCGCATCCGGTCAGGGATTATCTTCAGGCTGAAGTCAACACCCCAACGTCCAGCCACGTAGTTCTCATCCGATGCCGTCTCGAAATCGTTATTCAAGTATGACGGCCCAGCTTCGAGCGAGAATGAGGCACGCTCAGTGTCGATCACCTGATAGCCGGCGCCTGCGCCGAGTGTGCTCCGCAGCCTGAGATCAGCGAAGTCATCGCGCTCGAAGAGCGAATGCGTATAGGCATAAAACCGCTTCGTGACGAAGAAATCGTATTTCAAGCTGCCCGCGGCGTTGCGCGAAGTCATAACCCGGTCGGTCTCACCATAGTTGAACTTACCTTTGAGCGTAAACCTCTGTCGCTTTGACCTCGCCACAAACCGCGCCGAGGCGTTTGCTGCGATCGTCTCGGTGTTCCCGTCGGTCTGGCTGTATCCCGCAGCAAGGCTACCCGTGTATTTCACCGCTGGAGCAGGCGGCGAGGGATTGATTGCGGCGACGTTCGAGACAGGTATCGGAAGCGACTCACCGACGATGTCGCCAACGATCTTCACCGTCCCGGCTGTTGAGCAGATGGCCTGCCCGAAAAGGACCTGGCCATCATTCAGCACGAATTTGTGCGAACGGCTCGTCGTCAAGCAGCTCACGTCGGCCCAGTTCACCTTAACCTCACCAGCATAGGCGATCATAAGCAGCAAGGTGCCCTTCTCCATATTCTTAACCTCGCCCGTGATGCGGTCACCATTCACAAGGTGCACCTCGTCCGCAACAACGGATAGACAGCACGTCAACACGAGCACCGTGCACATTGACCACAAAAAAGGTGATCTCCGTTTCATTCTCAATATCCTCCCTTGTTTTCCTTATCTCGAGCAATGTACAAATACGGGGGCTTCTGAGCGACGCGTGTTACCGTGGCTTTCATACGTTTATTATGAGCGATAACAAAGAAAACCGCACGATGAGATAGTGTATCAGAAAGCGTGAGTCAAAGGTCAAGCGCAAGAAGCCTGTCGAGGTCGGCTTTGATGGAGGCGGGACGACAAGCGACTGTGGCTGGGTTCTGCTGGGCGAGCTCGATAGACTGCGTGGGCTTGCAGAAACGGTCTGCAGATGCCTTTTTGACAGGCGAGACAAAAGGTATGTGAAGCACATTCTTGCCGATCTGATTCGAGAGCGGATATT is a genomic window containing:
- a CDS encoding DUF481 domain-containing protein translates to MKRRSPFLWSMCTVLVLTCCLSVVADEVHLVNGDRITGEVKNMEKGTLLLMIAYAGEVKVNWADVSCLTTSRSHKFVLNDGQVLFGQAICSTAGTVKIVGDIVGESLPIPVSNVAAINPSPPAPAVKYTGSLAAGYSQTDGNTETIAANASARFVARSKRQRFTLKGKFNYGETDRVMTSRNAAGSLKYDFFVTKRFYAYTHSLFERDDFADLRLRSTLGAGAGYQVIDTERASFSLEAGPSYLNNDFETASDENYVAGRWGVDFSLKIIPDRMRVFHSHEGYYSFDDQSVYITSETGLRLTIVDNFFAHAGVDYAYDSSPVEGSERYDVTYKFGLGYEFEL